Proteins found in one Candidatus Nitrosopelagicus brevis genomic segment:
- a CDS encoding SDR family oxidoreductase — translation MKKAIVLGASRGIGKSISDSLKKLDLDVFSLSSNDIDTSNLDSVNKFANENNSTDILVLNTGGPPIIEFEKISKEDWEKYHNQLFVGFCTLLQKIKINDGGYVFAITSNVIKEPNSKLIISSAYRAAFSSVFKILSKEFAERDVSLINIAPGPINTDRTKELVDNVEEYADSLPMKRLGKPEEIGDFVSSIVEKEIKYLSGVVINFDGSNSNYIF, via the coding sequence ATGAAAAAAGCAATTGTTTTAGGTGCCAGCAGAGGTATTGGTAAATCAATTTCAGATTCATTGAAAAAACTGGATTTGGATGTATTTTCATTATCAAGTAATGACATAGATACATCAAATTTGGATAGTGTAAACAAATTTGCTAATGAAAATAATTCAACTGACATATTGGTGCTAAACACAGGTGGTCCACCAATTATTGAATTTGAAAAAATAAGTAAAGAAGACTGGGAAAAATATCATAATCAGTTATTTGTTGGATTTTGTACATTACTACAAAAAATCAAAATTAATGATGGTGGGTATGTTTTTGCAATAACATCTAATGTTATCAAAGAACCAAATTCAAAATTAATTATTTCCAGTGCTTATAGAGCAGCATTTTCAAGTGTTTTTAAAATTCTAAGTAAAGAATTTGCTGAAAGAGATGTTAGTCTAATCAACATTGCACCAGGACCAATCAATACAGATCGAACAAAAGAATTAGTAGATAATGTGGAAGAATATGCAGATAGTTTACCTATGAAAAGATTAGGAAAACCAGAAGAGATAGGCGATTTTGTAAGTTCCATAGTGGAAAAAGAGATAAAATATCTTTCAGGAGTGGTAATCAATTTTGACGGTTCAAATTCAAATTATATTTTTTAA